Sequence from the Amblyraja radiata isolate CabotCenter1 chromosome 24, sAmbRad1.1.pri, whole genome shotgun sequence genome:
CTGATAAAAGAACCCTAGACTAAAAGTCAAGTGTGATTAATAAAATTTCCAGAGCGGTTCATATGAAGTTGACAAATGGCGACTTTAAAAATGCATCATCAACAGtgctatcctctaatccaggggtctccaaactatggcccagGGGCCACATCCGGCACGCgacgagattttatccggcccgcaaCAAGCTCTTAACACATAGTAGGgggggagcactaggacccagcagagccAGACCACTTGCTGCcggtggaggttgtgggcctggtggtgagcctggaactctggtgagaTGATGgctctgggtgtgtgtgtgtgacatttctttattttttcctacggcctgcataaatgtgccaaatatataatgtgaccctcatgctgaaaagtttggaggcccctgctcTAATCGTACAACGATTGATATAGCATGCGAGGCTGAGGAAGATTCCATCCTACCTTCTGTAATTATTACTGGAAATTGACTGTGCAGACTGTTGGTGAGTAGTGCTTCTGTGGTGGAATAGCCAGTGGATACTCGGTCATTGTTCACAATGTATATTGACTGTTTGGGTGAAAAATAGGACATAATTTTTTTACTTTCATACTTTCACCTTCAGTTACTGTCCTCAGAAGGTGGAAGATTATTGAAGGAGTTTTGTTTTTCTGAAAACGTATTATGATAGATTGTAATCACCTCTCTGTAAAAATTACATAGTTCCAAGAGTAGGGGTACTGTTCCTCTTGGTCATTAATTCACTCTATTGGAGAAAACTGACAATATCTCAGcactaatctatattactaaaagtaagatcttgaccacttcctgtttttctctttcgtgattttagaaaaaatgctgccacttacagctgtgatttttggccatcttactcggagcccccctccgctgtgcaggacaataggatttttcccatcgatgaaaaataaaagagttattaatgtttagattcgctctgctgcccctgctggtgggagggggaggaactataaaacccagaagtgttgtgcttcactcagtcgctgcaagatggaggaagcgagagggtcatgtctctctgagctgtgaataacactgaacacatgtctactcaactgtgagtgcccttaatgtggtttgaaaatgagaatgtggttgctttgaaatgctgcactgcaaatggtttttGGTGGTGGGGGTTGCTTTgaactgctgcactgcaaatggttgttggtgagggggttgctttgaaatgctgcactgcaaatggttgttggtgggggggggggggtgctttgaactgctgcactgcaaatggttgttggtgggggagggttgctttgaactgctgcactgcaaatggttgttggtgggggAGGGTTGCTTTGAACtgcttcgactaatgcaatcaactcgacgtgcacaaacggaagatcaaatagaacaagttgtcctacaactttaggctgtgtatgccacacgaaagaagaagagaaaGCTGAGCATTTAAACAGTAAACCTGGCTACCAAAAACACCATCTGATCATTGTCCTGATTGCTACTTGCAGTTATTATGTTTCCTTCTTTCCAACAATgattattctttaaaaaatggtattaATTGAACGGCACATTGAAATATCCAGAAAATACAAAATATGCTATTTAAATGTCTTGCTTCttttatttaaatattatttcctttatcTTTTGCATTATCTCCccttttttgtttcatttctttctttcatttcaaatGTTTGATTACATTATGCCTGACACATGGTTCTTATTGTAATTTCAGGTCTCTATAACTTGGGGAAAGAATCCTTATTAGTAGAGTTGGCCCTGACCTTTAAAACTTGGATAGTAGTGAGTCCTCGAAGACTTGAGATGTTTCAACTGCTGAAACTGAGCGATGTGTTCACTTCAGAGGTGGGGACTGGAAGAATCCAAGTGGTAGATCAGAACGAAATTAATCGATTTAATATGATTAAGTGGAATCAGCTCCATCCCACGATTGCTATTGTCCCTACAAGCCGCAGATTCAAAGTCTCGCACAAAGATATTCATGTGGTTCCTTATTCGGATCATTCCTCCTTTCAGGAGTTGCAAGAATTTGTGTCCAGACTGGAGCCTTGTTCCATTATGCCCATAGTAAAAAGAAAGCCGTGTCAAGTATACTTCTCCCAGTATCTTAGTTCAAATGATGAGTCGCAGGTAATCCAAATTCCAGAAACAGTAGAAAGATATATGAAGATGAATTTGAAACACAATGATATGCTGCCTCGTCAGTTCTTGAAACCCAGAGCTCTGGATATTCCTCGCGGTGTAGTGTTTGAGGCACCACAACTTGACTGCATTGGAGAAGAACTGAGTTGTAACAACAATGAGCAGGAAATTTATAAACAGTTGAATACTGGCAACAAGCAGTTGTCAGAAATATATATTTGCCAAGACTGGAATGAAGGCAACAGTCCAAACAGAGAAGGACAGAGTTCTGAATTCAATAAAGATATAGTTTTTGAAAAACAGTCTAACAAAGAACACAGCTTATTAAAGCAAAACATCAAAGTTCCCTTGCCCACAGAACAGAAATCCAGTTTATGCTTATTGGATGTTCCAGAATACTTAAAGATAAGAAATCCATTAATGCTGAAAAAATGGCATCATGGGAAATCTCCATATTATCATTTAGGAAAGCAATCAATAAGAAACTTTAACCCAGCCTTTGCAAAATCATCAAGACCTTCGCAATTGCCAGGAAGAAGCACAAAATCATCATTTGTAACAATCAAATCTTTTTTCGAGTCAAGAATTTGTAAGGACCAACGGAATGCAGGGCAAATCAAATCTGAAGAATTGGAGTGTGTTTCAATTGTGCCAAGTAGTAGCacctctaaactcaaacccagttTTACTGATACAAGCCAGAGTCAACGTTATGCAAGCCTGAAATCTTTTGATGCTGTTGTTGAACAATATTTTAAGAGGAGGCATAAACTAACTGCGAGAAACCCATTGAACTAGAACACGAGAACAGCTGCATTATAATGGCTAATGTAGGTTTGAAATGATTTTTAACAACTAGCACTTTATGAACGTACAGTTATTCCTCATTCACAGCGTCGGGGAACTTCCCAATGGTTTGTGTGGCTAGTATGTTAAATATAGCTTTTGAAATGTCTCAAGAAGAGCAGTCCAGTATTTCAAAACTGACAGATTGTTCAAGAAAGTTTGAGCATCTTTCCATTCATTAAATCTTATAAGTACTCTTGTAAATGTGACCACTTTAGAGCATAACTCTGCTTCCCATTCCATCTTATCCACTTATCATTTCTCAAGGTGACTATGTAAAGACATTTAGGTATATAAAGAGGGAAATGAAGCCTAATGTATTCCATTTGTATCATTATTTCCCTTGCACACTGTGCCAACATACTGATGTCATGTATAATGGTGAAATTATAATGGGTTTTAAATTTGAGTTTGTCATCAGAAATAGTTTGTGGGgctgattttatttttataaaaaTCATTTTTAGATTATGTTAAACATTACTTTTATTTTTTTCCATCTTGTCAACTTTGAGGCCAATATGATCTATTTGGAATGAAACCTTTATATAACTTCAATTTTTGAATCTTTTTATTTATTAATAATGTAAAAGTATATAGTGGTgactttcagcaaatattttgtaTGAGGCCGCATTTATCATCAAGGAACCCCACCATCTGGGCTGTGCGCTCTCGCTGCTATCATCAGGAAGGAGGTGCAGAAACCTGCAGTCCCATACCACACGATTGAGGAACagttacaacccccacaatccgaATCCTACTTGACAAAGGAAATCTTTGGACCAGCTTTTGCACGACCATgaagttaaaaaatatatatattttgcactaatgtcttgttttttgtcttttgtttaactgtcttagaacatagaaaggtgcaggacagaaacaggccctttgctcacagtctgtgctgaacataatattaaaataaactaatcacAATCTTTCCGCACACGTTCCATatagctccattccctgcacgtccatgtgcctatctaaaagcctcttaaataccactatcatatctaccgtATTGTGTGTAAAATATGTATATcttgttttgtcttttttgtatgtgcctgtgatgctgctgcaattcgtgtgtatatataaatttgACTCCACCCCTAAATGCAGCCACTGACCTTAATGGTCAGGGTAAAAGCACGAGTAAAGTGGTGCAGCTTCGACACATATTTAGGTCACCTGTTATGAAATCTATTGTATGGACTGATTATTGAGTGAGCTCATGCAGAGCTATTTGACAATGAGGGCAAATAGGATGGCCTGCACTAAGGAAACGGCATGTAGAAATGCATGGTTGAGGTCCATACAATGTAGGCTAtaactttccttgatcatcgttgctggctttgatttgttctattGATAcctatttgttctttgtacctattCATACCTctaggttccctctcccctgactcaatctgaagaagggtctcgacccgaaacgtcacgtagtATCAAATGTCTTTTTGATAATTACAGTTCTGTGAACCTGACATAAATGGAAGGGTAATTATTGGGGGAAATTCTGCTAAACAAAGTTAATCTACACATGGAGTGGTAGTGATTAATCAAAGATTGTCTTGATTTTTTGTTTAGAAGAAGATTCTGTTTGATCACTTTTACAAAGTGTGTTGATGAAGGCATGTAGTTGATGTTGCATAGACTTCATTAAGGATTTTGACAAGGTTAGAGAACATGGGATTCAGAATAAATTTGGCAAGGGGGGGCAGGCTTTATGCTTGGTACCCTCAAAGTACTTACAATTTTAtttggatttttctttattgtggCCACGCCCACGGCTGCGCGAAACGCTATTGAGAACTGCTGTGAGGTTTTTATCCGAGTAGGAGTGGAAGGGCACTAGGACCGCAGGGAGGCTCTCCCTGCAAAGCGTGGTCGATCCCGGGCCTCCCTGTCCCAGCGAGCTCCGGCTCCCAGTCATCAGCTAGAGCAGGTAATGTGAGGGAGACAGCGGCGCCACGGGTCTCGGTGTGATCGCGAACGCGGAGGTTGGTGCAGGGTCCTAAGGCAAGTCAACACCAAGGtcggggtgaggggaagggaatGCCCACGGAGATGAGTGAGGGGACCGATGCACGGGGAggggctgtgtaggaaggaactgtagatgctggttcacaccgaaaatagacacacaatgccgcagtaactcagcgggacaggcagcatctcgggagagaaggaatgggtgcataTGAATCAAGTGGGAAGATTAGGAATGGGCAGGGTGGGGGCATGAGGATGAGTGGAAGTACATGGAAAGGATGGGAATGGGCAGAGGCGGGCATCAGTGCAGAGGGGTGGGAATGGTCAGGGGTGTGGGCGTTTTAGAAGAGGGGAATGGTATCAATAGACAGGAGTGCATTTGGTGAGAGGCTGGTAATAGGCAGGGGTGGAACATCTGACAATAGGCCCAGGTTTGTTTCAGTTTGGTACCACAAAGATTTAAAAATCCAGGGAGGGGTCCCCATGATGATCTGTTTTTCGGAACCAATGGATAGGCCTGTGCAAATCAGAACTTTCCACACAAATGGGATGAGGTGTGGGCTTTAGCTCGGGAAATATTATTTTCTTAAGGAATGGAACTACTGAGAATATTGGTTTAGCGACAAAGTATCCATTCACGTAGCAAGACTCGAGCTTCTTCAATACTGCAGACAGTAGTCTTGACTTGTTTGAATGATATTGAGGGCTGATAATTGGTGAAGATTATATTTATTGCATGTGAaaatattgtgattttttttcttcttttataTAATCCGTTAAATTCATATTCCTTTTGAACTTAAAAAGacacaagtgttggagtaactcagtggatcaggaagcatctctggagaacagggataggtgacgtttcagactgaagaagggtcccgatctttcTCATAACCCatccattcgctccacagatattgcctgacctgctgagttacctccaACAATTGTTGTtcattttctgtaaaccagcatctgcagttcctagtgtttCCTTTTGAATTAATTGTGCATAGTTGAATGCAATGTGGAATTATCTCCAGAATTGTTCTTTATGTTAAAACCCAGACAGTGAATATTATCAGGCTTTTCATCCATTTAACGATTAATGCCTAAGAAAATTGATTTTTAGCAGAATATAGTGGAGTCGGAAAGCTGTAAGAACTTTAGTTTTCCTTCCACGGTTAAGTTATTGAGGTCCACACATAACAAGTTTATATTAAACATTATTTTCTTCAATGATCTTTCAGTTACCTGCAAGTTTGGGTTTGTTGTCTTTTGGGGCTTTTCTTAATTTACAGTTCATAAGGGCAAGGATCCAATCAATGCTGCTTCGATCAAATAGCAGCTCCACAAATCATTTGCACATTTGAATGGTGAATGGTAGGTACAGTTTGTGGATGGCCCATTAGTTGTAGTGGCACCTGGGCAGCTATTCAGGCCTTTTACGCCTACACCTCCAGACTGAGAAATAACTTTTCCCCTAGAGCTACAACTGCACTGAACCAGTCTGCTAAGCGTCCCCCATAATCTGTCTTTGCCCCCATAATCAACTGGCACAACTGACTTATCTCAACACAGTGACAGCTGCTGTACTTTTTAACCTTAGTGTACATGGACCTATTTTTACTTTTACCTTATTTATTTTATAGCATCAATGCGGAGGTTGCAATCTTAATCTCGTTTTtgtataatgacaataaagatattattattattattatttgtgggTAAGCCACTTGTTTTGCATGGCATGCTGCAAATCCTTACAAGACTTGGAGAGGCACAGCTGTGGCAACTGGTTGAGATCAAAAACTTCAGCACAAGCATGAAATCAGATGTGGGCCTCTTCTGGCAGCATATTTACCCATTGCACCAGTTGTGCAGGTGTGAGTGAGATGGACTGTGCCGACAACTGGCTGGCGGTTCTAGCGTAGCCTGGGCATCGGTATGTCCCCCATACTTGAGAGCCCATGCCCACCCATAGCAAAGTGCAGGATATGCTGGAGGACAGAAAAGGGAAGTGTTTGTATGGTTTAGGAAAAAGTCAGAGCCATTTGGGGAATTTAAAGCAAGAAGGAAATAACTAGAGTGAACGAGCGAAAGGGCCATGAATTATCTTTGGCTAGTTGGATTTTAAAAAATCCCAATACTTTTTATACattcattaaaaacaagagggtaacccAAAAGAAGGAAGGACCAAAGGAGGGAACTTgtcagaggatgtaggtgagCTACTAAGCGAGTGTGATAACTGTATTCACCGCGGAGGACAGTGTGGACCGTACTAATAAGTTTGGGATCAACAAGGAAGtggtgttggggctcttgaagaacattaaggtggataaatctccagggcctgatgggatctctccaactaacactgtccaacacaccagggacaatttacattgtattagtgaagccaattcacctgcaaacctatacatctttggagtgttaagCACCTAGAGGGCAAAGCGCAGAAAGAACTGTGTATAATCTAGGACAACTGGTGGGCATGCAAAGCAGACAGGGTCCATCACTGTGCAGAGATAAACAATTCTAAATTGTTCTTTAGTTCTCTAAAAGCAGTGTATGGACCCAGTGTATGGTAGGTGTTTGAGGGTGGTAGCCAAACTTAAAAATAGTTTAGCTGACCTTTTTAGTTATTTTTCACTCGGTTTTAAATTAATTGAGAGCAATGTGTTTTAAATTTACTGAGCtttaatctattttattttatttatatcaaTTTCAAAGTTATTCCTCACCTACTGATTGTATGTTATCTCCTGGGAGATGCAAAGATCAAGAGGGGAAAGAAAATAATTTCTCTCAAGCTCTTGTTTTATTCTTTCTCACCCACCCTGTGTGAAATCCTCATTACATTTACTCATGCTATTTCCAGCTCAGAATTCCAAAAAAACCTTTGCCTGCACTTGTTATCCTTGCCTTCTGCAGTTTTATGAATTTTTAAACTTGATGTCTCTTAAGTTATTTTTTCCGTTATCATTTTGATGTTATCTTGGATTCTTGTGGGGAAATgaatgtgtaaaaaaaatgatctttttatttAGAGTTTGGAA
This genomic interval carries:
- the dclre1b gene encoding 5' exonuclease Apollo isoform X2 gives rise to the protein MNGTLIPNTPFAVDFWQIRKCSHVRLFFLSHLHSDHTSGLSSTWSRSIYCSPITAKLLRWKFQVEETLIHPLDVGESHLLYLDEVGKETMTVTLIDSNHCPGSVMFLFDGYFGSILYTDFRYTPTMFCSLPLSTRKKIDALYLDNTNCDPESVLPSRHEATEQIKEIINSHPGHDIVIGLYNLGKESLLVELALTFKTWIVVSPRRLEMFQLLKLSDVFTSEVGTGRIQVVDQNEINRFNMIKWNQLHPTIAIVPTSRRFKVSHKDIHVVPYSDHSSFQELQEFVSRLEPCSIMPIVKRKPCQVYFSQYLSSNDESQVIQIPETVERYMKMNLKHNDMLPRQFLKPRALDIPRGVVFEAPQLDCIGEELSCNNNEQEIYKQLNTGNKQLSEIYICQDWNEGNSPNREGQSSEFNKDIVFEKQSNKEHSLLKQNIKVPLPTEQKSSLCLLDVPEYLKIRNPLMLKKWHHGKSPYYHLGKQSIRNFNPAFAKSSRPSQLPGRSTKSSFVTIKSFFESRICKDQRNAGQIKSEELECVSIVPSSSTSKLKPSFTDTSQSQRYASLKSFDAVVEQYFKRRHKLTARNPLN
- the dclre1b gene encoding 5' exonuclease Apollo isoform X1 gives rise to the protein MNGTLIPNTPFAVDFWQIRKCSHVRLFFLSHLHSDHTSGLSSTWSRSIYCSPITAKLLRWKFQVEETLIHPLDVGESHLLYLDEVGKETMTVTLIDSNHCPGSVMFLFDGYFGSILYTADFRYTPTMFCSLPLSTRKKIDALYLDNTNCDPESVLPSRHEATEQIKEIINSHPGHDIVIGLYNLGKESLLVELALTFKTWIVVSPRRLEMFQLLKLSDVFTSEVGTGRIQVVDQNEINRFNMIKWNQLHPTIAIVPTSRRFKVSHKDIHVVPYSDHSSFQELQEFVSRLEPCSIMPIVKRKPCQVYFSQYLSSNDESQVIQIPETVERYMKMNLKHNDMLPRQFLKPRALDIPRGVVFEAPQLDCIGEELSCNNNEQEIYKQLNTGNKQLSEIYICQDWNEGNSPNREGQSSEFNKDIVFEKQSNKEHSLLKQNIKVPLPTEQKSSLCLLDVPEYLKIRNPLMLKKWHHGKSPYYHLGKQSIRNFNPAFAKSSRPSQLPGRSTKSSFVTIKSFFESRICKDQRNAGQIKSEELECVSIVPSSSTSKLKPSFTDTSQSQRYASLKSFDAVVEQYFKRRHKLTARNPLN
- the dclre1b gene encoding 5' exonuclease Apollo isoform X4 gives rise to the protein MTVTLIDSNHCPGSVMFLFDGYFGSILYTADFRYTPTMFCSLPLSTRKKIDALYLDNTNCDPESVLPSRHEATEQIKEIINSHPGHDIVIGLYNLGKESLLVELALTFKTWIVVSPRRLEMFQLLKLSDVFTSEVGTGRIQVVDQNEINRFNMIKWNQLHPTIAIVPTSRRFKVSHKDIHVVPYSDHSSFQELQEFVSRLEPCSIMPIVKRKPCQVYFSQYLSSNDESQVIQIPETVERYMKMNLKHNDMLPRQFLKPRALDIPRGVVFEAPQLDCIGEELSCNNNEQEIYKQLNTGNKQLSEIYICQDWNEGNSPNREGQSSEFNKDIVFEKQSNKEHSLLKQNIKVPLPTEQKSSLCLLDVPEYLKIRNPLMLKKWHHGKSPYYHLGKQSIRNFNPAFAKSSRPSQLPGRSTKSSFVTIKSFFESRICKDQRNAGQIKSEELECVSIVPSSSTSKLKPSFTDTSQSQRYASLKSFDAVVEQYFKRRHKLTARNPLN
- the dclre1b gene encoding 5' exonuclease Apollo isoform X3, with product MARPSVSQNEAAARAPGRPLVGSSQRRLKRGGRPEQRCYSGCLGGRPFVSVCPQVEETLIHPLDVGESHLLYLDEVGKETMTVTLIDSNHCPGSVMFLFDGYFGSILYTADFRYTPTMFCSLPLSTRKKIDALYLDNTNCDPESVLPSRHEATEQIKEIINSHPGHDIVIGLYNLGKESLLVELALTFKTWIVVSPRRLEMFQLLKLSDVFTSEVGTGRIQVVDQNEINRFNMIKWNQLHPTIAIVPTSRRFKVSHKDIHVVPYSDHSSFQELQEFVSRLEPCSIMPIVKRKPCQVYFSQYLSSNDESQVIQIPETVERYMKMNLKHNDMLPRQFLKPRALDIPRGVVFEAPQLDCIGEELSCNNNEQEIYKQLNTGNKQLSEIYICQDWNEGNSPNREGQSSEFNKDIVFEKQSNKEHSLLKQNIKVPLPTEQKSSLCLLDVPEYLKIRNPLMLKKWHHGKSPYYHLGKQSIRNFNPAFAKSSRPSQLPGRSTKSSFVTIKSFFESRICKDQRNAGQIKSEELECVSIVPSSSTSKLKPSFTDTSQSQRYASLKSFDAVVEQYFKRRHKLTARNPLN